A single genomic interval of Anopheles marshallii chromosome 2, idAnoMarsDA_429_01, whole genome shotgun sequence harbors:
- the LOC128718331 gene encoding Krueppel-like factor luna, translated as MCMSATSDLYGATGKANGQRNGLGNDPLSAKEAEGPPVQLEPVDLSVRSPPKDLKSAPVRMRSGLLKRPPPPLITAPHLLALRHKTKDLFYTLHNNNNYDETENDSTDSSSESTATAKIATAAAAAAAATIAAAAAASQAPPSAFSPTHAHQLLSTLCGTGSAIVPGQTDMPNNNGSATDGATAAALILAENNNSLSVNNNNYPSESDLETKPSTYRESSYPIYSNYCVQQRASPTHRTKAENHQKKSPAPTGLGTHPVHHHHPHHHLFPAQFLQAFSMHHHQQQEEQQAAFLNTAGINHHRRAHSPLSMLLDQQLHEQLHQLSAASVVHPPTVAKLLPGIPAPLAASIASIASSLPKNHPLSETATVAFQRLLQQQQQQHQPSANTTTSQVASSGVFARSRNNTKNSNGSNSPDQYTGKLTDLRQRTGSTGSSNGGGNSEVPVTSSAKRHGNNNNGHSSSSSSNTTPRHHLHLASASPGLLALGSELRHHHHHNHHHHQSSSSLSSMKGLTKNRKIHRCDATGCDKVYTKSSHLKAHKRTHTGEKPYICTWEGCVWRFARSDELTRHYRKHTGLKPFRCKLCTRSFSRSDHLSLHMKRH; from the exons ATCTTAAATCAGCACCGGTCCGAATGCGAAGCGGCCTCTTGAAACGACCTCCTCCGCCACTCATCACGGCTCCACACCTGTTAGCTTTaaggcacaaaacaaaagatct ATTTTACACGCtacacaataacaacaactaCGATGAGACCGAAAATGATAGCACGGATAGCAGTAGCGAGTCCACGGCAACGGCAAAGATTGCTACTGCTGCGGCCGCTGCAGCTGCCGCAACAATTGCCGCTGCTGCGGCTGCCTCGCAAGCACCACCCTCCGCCTTTTCACCGACGCACGCACATCAGCTCCTTTCGACGCTGTGCGGCACCGGTAGTGCCATCGTACCAGGCCAAACGGACATGCCCAACAATAACGGGAGCGCCACCGACGGtgctacagcagcagcactcaTCCTAGCCGAGAATAACAATAGCCTTAGTGTGAATAATAACAACTATCCTAGTGAAAGCGACCTTGAAACGAAACCGAGTACCTACCGGGAGTCTTCCTATCCTATCTACAGCAACTACTGTGTTCAGCAGCGCGCGAGTCCTACGCACCGAACGAAAGCGGAAAATCACCAGAAAAAGTCTCCGGCGCCGACGGGACTTGGTACGCATCCGgtacatcatcaccatccgcaTCATCATCTCTTTCCGGCCCAATTCCTGCAAGCGTTTTCCAtgcatcatcaccagcagcaggagGAACAGCAGGCAGCATTCCTTAATACGGCCGGTATAAACCACCATCGGCGTGCTCATTCCCCTCTTTCAATGCTGCTCGACCAGCAGCTACACGAACAGCTACACCAACTCTCTGCTGCTTCCGTTGTGCATCCTCCGACGGTGGCCAAACTACTGCCCGGTATTCCGGCACCTTTGGCGGCATCCATTGCATCCATCGCATCCAGCTTACCGAAGAATCATCCTCTTAGTGAGACTGCCACCGTCGCGTTCCAGCGATtgctgcaacaacagcaacagcagcaccaaccgTCAGCCAACACGACCACGTCGCAGGTGGCAAGTTCCGGGGTATTCGCACGTTCtcgcaacaacacaaaaaactcCAACGGCAGTAACAGCCCGGATCAATACACCGGCAAGCTAACTGACCTGCGACAACGAACCGGATCAACCGGCAGTTCCAACGGTGGTGGCAATAGTGAAGTGCCGGTAACATCGTCCGCGAAACGCCACGGGAACAATAATAATGGacacagtagcagcagcagcagtaataCCACTCCTCgccatcatcttcatctagCATCGGCGTCACCGGGACTGCTAGCGCTCGGTAGTGAACTgcgccatcatcaccatcataaccaccatcaccatcaatcGTCCTCCTCGTTGTCCTCGATGAAAGGATTGACGAAGAATCGGAAGATTCATCGTTGTGATGCAACTGGATGTGATAAAGTGTACACGAAGAGCTCGCATCTGAAAGCGCATAAACGTACACATACTG GTGAAAAACCGTACATCTGCACCTGGGAGGGTTGTGTTTGGAGATTCGCCCGCTCGGATGAGCTGACCCGCCACTACCGGAAGCACACCGGACTGAAACCCTTCCGCTGTAAGCTGTGCACACGTTCCTTCAGCCGCTCGGATCATCTGTCGCTGCATATGAAGCGGCATTAA